Below is a genomic region from Periplaneta americana isolate PAMFEO1 chromosome 7, P.americana_PAMFEO1_priV1, whole genome shotgun sequence.
TATTCTACATGTTCACTGTAGCGCAGACGTTTGTCGAGAAtcactcctagatatttaacGTCATTCTTGTAGTCAATGTTTTCTGAGAAGAGACGAAGGCAATCTGGTTTTTTAGGTTTCCTATGGGTGAATATGATAGCTTGtgttttttcaatatttactttTACTCTCCAATTTGTAAGCCACGTTTCTAGAGCATTGAGTTGTGTTTGTAACTTGATGTGGGCATTGTTGATGTTGTAGTCGCTTGTGTAATACACagtatcgtctgcatataatcctAATTTACAATTAGCAGAGCGTGGCATGTCGTgaacatagacagaatagagatGTGGTGCAATTATGGAACCTTGTGGAACTCCTGAGTGAATATTTTGAACTGCTGAAAGTTCACTTTCCATTTTAACAAACTGTGAATTATATGTATAAGTCCGTCGTCTATGGTGAGTACTTGTAGTTTATGGAGAAGACCAGAGAGTAACTTGTTGGGAAAAACTGTAACACCACTGCCATCTGGTGACTGAAATTCTAATTACAcaagtggaagcttttgatgGTTTAGGAGCTAGATACAAGTTGTCGCCACTGTCTGAATATGTTTTGAGTTTTTTAAgacgtttttctattaaaagtaccaggtctcttggacccttgcctGTGTCTGAAACAAGAGGGCTAGAATACTGCTCTTGGTCTGAAAGCAACTGCACCAGTCTACAGTTCATATTCCAGCTTCTCCTGCCATCTACACGCGGCTACATGAACTATTTCAAGAACTGATCGAGAAGAATTTGTTTTGGctcgaattttatttaattgtttaacgGATTGCATGATATCTTCAGAATGCGCCGAAACTATGAACTGAACGATTAATGACTGTGGATCTTGTTCGTGAAAGATCTGCTGTGAAAGCAGTATCTGCACGAACAAGAGTTGCCATTCATCCGATTTGTGAACGGTGTAGCATGCGCTGCGCAGCCGTGTTGCATGAATAAGACTCTGCTTAGAATTTAGATCAGTAACTTAATGACATGTGTTCTATTACTATTTATGTCTCACTgttattaatacaattattaaaaacaaagaacCTGCATGAAACTATTTGTTCTAGAGAATTCAAAATCAAATTTACACAACAATGAAGtgaatatgtaaattatattattagtccttgaagatgaattttcttctaacttCCAATGAAGGTTATATAAATTTCATGAGATGCTTATAGAAAGACGGAACACTGACTTGATCTGACAGGATGGTTTAAGGATTTCAtttaaccaccggcgtagctcagacggtagcgcgtttgcctaccGATCCTGAGTTGCTCTCCGACgtgagttcgatttccgcttgagcGCTtgatgggttttttccgaggttttcctcatgATCATGATATCCAACATGCTTGTTTTAATGGTTTCAAGACTATTTCTATTTAATGTGAGTGTAGCGTCCATCATGTTAACTTGTTACCGTTTTTGTGCTCTATTGTTTCATGGTGTACCTCTTCTAATAACGGATTGTAACGGGGAAGTTCTATTGAAGCTGAACATGAACCCATTACTCGGAGAACATGTGTGGGAGGTCATTTCTCTGCcgtaaaatttactttttcggaCTAATGTTGTTTAAGCAACCATCGattatgtttttgggtttttacAACCACTTCATTTTACAAGATTTTCCGAGGAATCTGATGTAGATCGGATACCTTCCTGTATGTAATTTACACGATTTAATATCTCACAACTTTTTCAAGATGTTTCCAATCATAATCGCGCCGACATAATCAAGATTTCTCTTGCATTGGCTGGTATTCTCCGATATCATGTCTTTTCTTGATTATAATTCTGTTCCTTATTATGATAGCAATTGAAATTGAATATTGAAGACTATCTtatcatttaaataattcataaatgcataaataaaactGTTTCTTATAATGCCACTGGGTCAAAATCATGGAAGTATTTACAATGCTGTACATATGTTAAATATGCGAGTCCTCCAGAATCATAActcataatataaaaaatacttatttttaacaATTCATAAACTTATATAAAAACAAACTATTTTCCTTAAAACACTCGTTGATGTTTACAATTATAATAGAtggcatatttaaaataattactgacaAATGATTAATTAGTGAGATGTAAGTTTTGCttaatttccaaaaattaagtttttggaTATTCTGAGCTATGATTATATGGCACTTATGTGGTTATTAATCTGAAACTATGCCGGATAGCTTTTAAAGCACAATCAATGGCTAGCAAGCTTTTATGAGTTCAATTTTTGGATATTATGAGCTATGATTATATGGCACTTATGTAGTCATTAAACTGAAACTGTGTCGGATAGCTTTTAAGGCACAATCAATGGCTAGCAAGCTTTTATGAGTTCAATTTTTGGATATTATGAGCTATGATTATATGGCACTCATGTGGTTATTAAACTGAAACTGTGTCGGATAGCTTTTAAGGCACAATCAATGGCTAGCAAGCTTTTATGAGTTCAATTTTAGGATATTATGAGCTATGATTATATGGCACTCATGTGGTCATTAAACTGAAACTGTGTCGGATAGCTTTTAAGGCACAATCAATGGCTAGCAAGCTTTTATGAGTTCAATTTTTCTACGTCAGATATTCATACAATGTCACCAATCTTGATTACAATGGGTATCAATATTGTAGGTACAAGATACCACAAAAATCATAGTAAGAGTTATACGAGCCTTCAGATATTCCATGTAATTCCAgagttaaaataaactaaattggcaaaatttaaaattcaaatatacaaAATTGGAAATTggtacaaacatttttcaaaagtaTTCCGCTTGACTTTCGAAACTTCAACTAGAGTGTAATGGAAGAGATTCCTGTGCACCACGCTATGGATTACATACAAAATACGAATATGTGTacaaacatataattttaattttgaaatgggTCTCACGTCTAATGAAATTGCTATATTCATTTATTCCTAGTGGGGCTACTTGTTGTGAAAATTAAAAAGGAGAACTATCAGCTGTTTGTCATTAGTATTTTTCTACAATAGCTTAAGTAGTTATTTTTCACCCAAAGAAATGTTACACCTGCACATCTTCTTCAGTAGTTCTAGTCTTATTTCTTCACACGCCATGCATCCATTATTCTTTCGGTTTTCTTCGTCCTTCCCTCCGCAGTTCACCCCAGCATCATCTTCGGtattcttacattttcatcctcttcacgTGTCCAAAtcattttaatcttctttcttcaaaTACTTCAATAATGTTCTTTTCTATCATTATAAtttgtccaattttttttatttctaatttctttAGATTCTTGATTACCTCGAAGTCCATTTCAGTAGCCAATAATTTGTTTTCCGATATTCTGTATAATGTCCAATATTCTGTCCCGTATAACCAACACTTTGTACCAAAATGAGGATTTTTGTTTTACTGAAAATATttctactttaaagaactgtgTCCAACATGCCAATTATActccttccttcatttctttctttttagatTTCGTCTACACTATTCCCATCAGCTTCTAAAATTGACCCCTGATATTTAAATTTAACcattttcattcttatttttcaGTCTCCAgcttttcttcattttccatCTTCAAGGTTAGATATTCGGTTTTCTTACaacttatattgtatttataatttcttagaatttactgtaaataataacagttttactaataaaccgtgtatagtttttatacgagacttatgcagagttgagacagaaaacgttactaataaaccatgcataagcgatggatgtataaacagtctgtaactatacaatgggaattgctttgcagtagttaatatacacgaaaccccttgtttaagcgttgtatatagagaaaaatggccgcccctctaacagctgttcgtatcgactgtcattttatgatgatggttgcctagtaaccaaagaagaacaaaccaaagagcacagaataattagaatattattgctgtagcttgtactctttgtccaaaatatagtgtggcaatcgattagagccagttgtactatcgatacactagagcactctaccggatgcaatagagaacctcagatattctattacctttcgtaatgaagtaatgacgaaactatgacgtagctgtgtaacagttatactgttatacaagacgtatgtagtgattattagtaaggaatttacacacgacttataaacgagctactcattgtataagtataagacagttaaacgtctgtatatagagtttttattagtaagaccgtaagtgtaaataaatgtaagtataTAATCTAATGTATGTAATAAGAAAAGCAGTCATCGATAGCGATGGACCTGTTTAAGCTCATATCTCCTTAATCTGATTTCGTGGACCCCGAGTTACCTATCTCAGATGTTCTTGTTTAGTTTTTTAACGCTTTTACAGAATTACCGTGTATGCTTTAcatgactgcattaaaattattattagatataGCCTGTAACTTTAATTTCAGTTCCTATATAAGGAATAAATATCGACGTAGACAGGAAATACTTTCTCATTGTAACATCTGTTCAGCACCAGGAATTGCGTAAGGCACACGGTCCATGAGCAAAGCTATACTATGTTATGAAAAGGAAGAGTACTAATGGTGTCCAAAAATATCTCGATTTCCAATGTTGCTCCACTTGACAGTTTCTTAAACAGTGCATTCCACATTCATTTGAGTTAACATTGTTTTGAAGTTGGAGGAAACCGCAAAATATTACGGATGACTAGACAACTTCAGTAAATGAATTCTATTGGCTGGTGATAACTTGTTTACTCAGGAAATGTTTCCGCATGTTTATACTGAAAAGCAAACATTAGTGCATTCCAAATCtacttgtttatattatgtcAGCGTGAGTAACTATTCAAAATGGATTTTGACACATGTCAAAAAATAGCCTATGTTGTTTTCCATAGGAtttttcaaatatgaaatattagcCAGTCCATTGCCGCTCTGGTGACTGATCAGTTGATTGGAATAGTCAATCAGTCGTACAGCTCCTGTAGTTTCGATCAAGCATTTTAAACCATTCTGCATATGATTATGATCTTAGTTTTCATTTATCAACGTTACTAAATTCGGAATCTCATTTTCAGCGTCGAAGCACAGACTACTGTATTACTGTGGCGATATTGACTTATGTCAATTCCAGGCGTTTTACATTCGTTGGGACATAagttaatattgaatcagtttttctacaatattattattaaatgaataactgataAATAGTtcccctcatctaaagattaggaagattaaaattgagataaaacctaaagggagaagatctaaaaatatcaatattcatgcacgtacagaagaattataggaacacatacttagtggtgaataataataataataataataataataataataataataataataataataataatacattattcagcgtggcaattaatgtttctatatactcctaattgaaccgttgagcaaagtaaacatattacattttgtccgacagaacaacaaagtagttccccttctcattctttacgaaaccacctcttactgcttgtagagacagagtttgtagagcgacatgataccgccactgcttaccTTCGGTACGTGAAAGAAACACACAGCAATATACAGGAAGCTCCTCGTACCCGTGTCGTCATTACATCGCAGCTCAATGCAGACACATTCGGCGTGCCCGTGATCCCGGAGTGCAATGCTGGCTGTCGTAATCGTGGGCTGCAGAAGTTAGCGGCGGTGTTGGCAGAAGTCTAAAACttgcaacttaattttctaacgaACAGTAcctttaatcacaaaacgtagacTATTTTacgttttttattaatttcaatgttcCCTTCAATTTGCGTAGTTgggtatttcacttccattctgtattaTCTAGTTGAGGGTGTCCTAGTATCTGATTGTTGATGGGGCAACGAGCGTAATGCAACgtggatgtatatatatatatatatatatatatatatatatatatataatttgaactggtaatggaaattacgggaaaacgtctgaacggattttaataaatgacccctcattttgaagcctggaactcaaagtttttcagaaaaatagcagttttcagtaaaatatcaatttttcaacataattttcctattttccaaaatacatctgtcgtcagttttgagaactagctaattgcatttcagaataaaacaaaacacacactacagtaaacaatattacatgaaggccatgatctgcaagaatgctgacatatttagagctcaaattaacttgtttattaaaaactgaacttactaaaaataatttacaggttcgattatgtggtgtgtaattttctgggtacagctgtgtattggatattaaaaactacaaaacttgaggtggtttgatggcattattaccattacaaatgaaatattattgtagttaatgccatgatgtgactatttttcattaattatacatattaatgctatattgatgatatgaaagtgaaacgttttggggttatgtaagtagatgtagaataacttaaataacttaaattagattttgatttctatattttactgagtggcggctatatagtatatgttactgaaagctataaaacttacgtaagataataatattattaaaaatcaaatatttttatagttattaatcaagtggggttgtgtctttttcatatatttaatggcggtgtggtgtagatatttatatgcgtggttctcttcagtattggctcgagagagagtatctttcattattatggaagcaaataactttcagaatgtctggtattcttcattgaaaataaatctgaaaaatgtttatttgaacgtctaatgaacttagtttgcagcatttgctgcacaagccactagttttatattaaaataacacatttcttAATATGAACATACAGcacatttattaatatgaaataaaccaatgtcaacatacatgcctaacttggagtcaggccacaaagggaaaaacactggaggagtgaagttcgatccggtgctgtggattggacttcggcgtagctcgatggtcagagcgcttggtacgtagaaccaaggacccgggttcgatccccggcgccggagcaaattttcctcctccaatattaattgttaccataacaaatatattctgtaggaccaataaaataatatctttagtaaattcaacttctttataattaattaactagtgtaaataccaggggcggcccgtccctatgtgctacagtgctacagcacaatgatattttttgctcaaataaatGTTTGCAAtgccatagtatttgatctgtcatttgacaatttcccgtggttatgttcatgacgcgttatagagtgtttagtcttcgctcttcgctctttggtgcctcagggggttccttgtgctactcaaaacttacatgagaatgtagacagttaatgcgcatgtgcgaagctgaaatcactgctctgattggctatttttacgcgggaaagtgctgtagtcagcttcagcacaacacagcttggagattgcaaaagtaaagcgtaaggaaagaatgcttgtttgtggaggaactcgaaactatgtacaatgtatttggtaattcaaatgttcgactgctgctgccatctaccaggtttttgaggttcctcctgaatcaatcggcaagcgacggaaaattgaatcccagaaaattgatgccaaggaggtatgtaaccgtgtaattcaggaaactactcatcgtttccaatctttaagctacctagacgcaacaaaattgttaaacagcgaattttttgacaattttttgcataattttcctgaacgcgaacttgaagttgctgtcaacagctatactgtactgaacaaaagaatgttaaagacacaacttggagttctatacggaagatccgacttcagaaatatagatggctgttcaattgttacaaaacatagtctccaacaattcacgggatccattctgtgaagtaacgaagttgttaaacatTTTGGTTACAAcgccaatgaccactgctgagccagaaagatgtttttcttgcttgaaacgcataaaaacatttttaaggaacactatgtcccaggatcgcctcactgctcttgcaatactgtcaatagaaaagagtatgatgtccaggatggagggttttaacgtttaacaccagggtaattgacaagttcttcagtaggaaggaactccatatttcgtcactaggcgagtctcaaattaagataaatgcatataagtgtatacagtaggccgatatagagattgtagcacactcattattttgaccaccagccgctactggtaaATACCGGTTTGTATGTAATACATAACTGCAAATTGACATGTTTCAACACTTACAAATCCAACATATAGTTCAATAAAACATCTTCCTTCAGttgttttatccactttgattatgtaatgtggactttacttcactaataaaatgttgtaaacacattcattacaaaCTAGTTAAATAACGATACttatattacgcaactagttacgtaatgatactgctattacaaAGGCATTactggttgcgtaatgtgaaccacacataaaataaaataaaatggaattgaatgtatttattgtaaacattaattctaaacatttctacatttttcttgggacactaatcttcaatttttttatattccactGTCCACATCTGTcaagtaatggtcagcgcgtctggccgtgaaacctggtggcccgggttcgaatcccggtcgggacaagttacctggttgaagtttttcccggagttttccctcaacccaatacgagcaaatgctgggtaactttcggtgctggaccccggactcatttcaccggcattatcaccttcatttctttcataacctagatgttgatacagcgtcgtaaaataacccaataaaataaaataaaaatttatattccacttcatatcttacgcgggatttcgatggtactgtcgatctggttggcgagttggtatagcgctggccttctatgcccaaggttgcgggttcgatcccggacaaggtcgatggcatttaagtgtgcttaaatgcgatagactcatgtcagtaggtttactggcatgtaaaagaacttctaagggacaaaattccggcacatccggcgacgctgatataacctctgcagttgcgagcgtcgttaaataaaacataacatttgaaacataacatcgatggtactaaacattcagttgcagaatttgcagcattttcaatatctgaatcctcgtttgaactcatttcaacaatgtttatttatttctccgaGTAATgatgttcttctgttataaacaaaaacctatcgtgttcaaaactaatgaaacaaacataaacgaatagtctctcgcaggaagaaattaataataatacaatctcctctccacaaaagacatgttcaaaactaataaaaataatacaattaggccacttttattaaaaaaataatattttatcaaagtggataaaatgtTGTATGATAAACccataacttcatattacaatagtcaTATCGTAAATGCTATTATGAAGCGATTAATTCGGAGTGTTATGCGAACAAAATTTTGCGAcagttttcaaaattattcacGGAACAAGAAAAGAATTACgaatctttcagcaagatggcacAATTCCTTCACACATTGATGGAGCTGTTTGTGAAGTTATAAATTGTGAAAGCTCTCAAGAATAAACTAACACGACTAGTAGTGTCAGTGAGGATCAGCTCCAGGGAATTTTCTTCGTAGAATTGCTTACGTCGCTGCAATATGTGTGTAAAACATATTGACAGACGTTTTGAAAAACTGATCTGAAATTCAGATAATATTCTCTACACTTCCTtcaataaataatgcaatatttaCACGAGTGACCGATCGAGAGGCGGCAGACTTGTCACACTTTGCTTCCATTGTCCATTGTCGACAGCGTCACTATTGTAGTCTTTGGGTTGCTTTCTTCActcagtttgtttttatttttacacgCGAAGTATCTGTTAACTTTTCTCCTCAGTTTGCCGCACACGATGTACAGGGCGATGGGGCTGAAGCAGGCATTTCCAAACAGTAGCGTGTAAGTGATGAGAAATGAAACGTAATACACTGAAGGACTGATGTCGAGGGCCGTCCAGGTGCCGATGACTTCAAACATGCAGTACGGGCCGTAGCTGATCACGAAGACGATGCTTAGAGCTATTAAAATTTTAGAACTCACGATTCGAGCGCGCTTCATTCTTTCCATCCCCACAGCTTCACCGGGAATCGTCTTCACACTCTTCTTCAGCTTCTTGGAAGACAGCATCGAGAATATGCTGACAGCGAGTACAGGCACCACACACAGTGCTACAGCGTCGACCATTGTAACCACTTTCAACATAGTTTTGTGTGCCTCCAGAGAAAATCCAAAACAGTTGTTTTTATAGATTCCTGCATGAATAGAGTGAGGTATGGCGATCAGTGATGAGGTTATCCAGACGGAGGAAACAATTAGGATTGATTTCATGGTCTTCGTTAGCcttaatgtatatttattatatccTACGAACCTCGTAAAAGCGAAATACCTCTGGACACTGATGACGACGACGGAATAGACACAAACCCCTGTGCACAGTCTCCGGAAGAAGCGGTAGCACTTGCAGAGGCCTACTCCCAGAGTCCAAGACGTTGATGAGGAGTAGGAATAGAACACAGGGATGTTGATGAGCAGGTTGAGCAGGTCTCCCACCATGAGGTTGATCAGCATGATGTTGGGCGACGTGCGCATGTCTTTGTGCCTGAGGAAGATCAGCAGCAGTACTCCGTTACTCACGAATCCGACCACGAAGATGATTCCTTGGAGCACTGGTTGAATGTAGTCCTGTAACAGCAGCCTAAACTCGATCTCCTCGAATCGCATcagttctttctctttcttttctaagTCGGCTTCCCACGCTGTGATGTTCAGCTCGTTTCTCATCTCGTGCATCACTTCGAAGAAGATAACGTTCGGCGACTTCATAGTTTCGACGAAGTTCCGTTGCAGACGCGTGAGTTCTCCCATCTCTCTAATGAGCGCCCTGATATCAGACAGTTTTTTGCTCTTCTTGTATTGACTTCTGAGTTTGTTGACGTGCTCCGTGTTCAGGTAGAATTTCATGTAGTCCATTGTCGCTCTCTCGAACATCTGTATGACGACTGTTCTATTGATCTCGATCTGGTGTTGTTTGCCCACGTTCTTAGCTGTGCAGTTTTGTTTCTGTGTCGTACAGTCTGCACTTTCTTGTACGCGGTTATGGTACTCTCGACTAGCGTTAATGACCATCTCTCGAGAAGTTTCGTTGGGTTTATTCAGAAACCCAACAATCAGTAATTTTCTGAGGTTTTTATTGACCATATCTTTAAATGATTTTGATCCAGCCTTCTTGTTTTCTGTGGGCTTGTTGATATTTGGGAGATAGTTGATGAGTGTTTTGTTATCTTTGAACATTGCTGTACTACTGAAAGCGGTGCTGTTGTGTTGCATGTTTGTGTTAGATGCTGCGGGTTTCGTTGTGGTTTTGTTGCTTTTCCCCCATTCCGAAACCTCAGCACAGCTTGTAACAACGAAGAGTTGCAGCAACATCAAGCAGATGGCCTGTGAACAATTTGGCAGGGGAATTAAGAGTTATTCCTCTGAAGTAGAATCATGTAACTAATTTACTAGAACACAGTGTAAGACTGACTAGTATTAAAGGAGAGGCTGTTTAATAAGCCTGGTGTGCATCACGATAAATTtgtcatttaaaatttttagtcACCAAGATTTTCAATGTCGCTCTTACTAAATATCGTCACAAATTATGTACTTTTAACGCAAGATAAGTCTGCAGCATTATTTATAATAGTAATGTTATAGATCTGAA
It encodes:
- the LOC138702633 gene encoding phe13-bombesin receptor-like; translated protein: MTLTKAICLMLLQLFVVTSCAEVSEWGKSNKTTTKPAASNTNMQHNSTAFSSTAMFKDNKTLINYLPNINKPTENKKAGSKSFKDMVNKNLRKLLIVGFLNKPNETSREMVINASREYHNRVQESADCTTQKQNCTAKNVGKQHQIEINRTVVIQMFERATMDYMKFYLNTEHVNKLRSQYKKSKKLSDIRALIREMGELTRLQRNFVETMKSPNVIFFEVMHEMRNELNITAWEADLEKKEKELMRFEEIEFRLLLQDYIQPVLQGIIFVVGFVSNGVLLLIFLRHKDMRTSPNIMLINLMVGDLLNLLINIPVFYSYSSSTSWTLGVGLCKCYRFFRRLCTGVCVYSVVVISVQRYFAFTRFVGYNKYTLRLTKTMKSILIVSSVWITSSLIAIPHSIHAGIYKNNCFGFSLEAHKTMLKVVTMVDAVALCVVPVLAVSIFSMLSSKKLKKSVKTIPGEAVGMERMKRARIVSSKILIALSIVFVISYGPYCMFEVIGTWTALDISPSVYYVSFLITYTLLFGNACFSPIALYIVCGKLRRKVNRYFACKNKNKLSEESNPKTTIVTLSTMDNGSKV